The sequence CCTTAAGTTCGTTTTTGATGATGTAACGAGGTCTTCCCTTAACTTCAACATATATCCTGCCGATATACTCGCCAAGTACGCCTATACCTATCAACTGAATTCCGCCCAGGAAAAGTATTGAAACCAGCATTGATGGATAGCCGCGAACCGGATTGCCGAATGCTAACGTGTCGACGATCATACATGCGCCATAGATGAAGGCCATACCAGCAACGAATAAACCAATGTAAGTCCACATGCGCAGAGGGAAAGTTGAGAAACTGGTTATACCCTCCAATGCAAGATTCCACAGCTTCCAACCATTGAACTTAGAATCCCCAGCAACACGTTCAGCACGAGCATATTCAACAACATCAGTGCGGCCGCCAACCCAGCTCAAAATGCCTTTCATGAAAAGATTGCGTTCTTGCATTTGCTTAATGTTTTCAACTACATCTCGAGACATCAGACGGTAGTCGCCAACGTTTTCCTCGATCTGCGGATTGCTTATTTTGTTGTGCAGTTTATAGAACCATTCAGCAGTCTTGCGCTTGAGTCGTCCATCCGCAGAGCGGTCTGTTCTCTTAGGGAAGGTGCGAACAAGTTCCTGATATGAGATCATCATATTCATCCGGAGCGCATCCCAGAGGGACATCATGAGCCATCAACTCACCTTCGCCGATAGTGAATTCAGCACTAAGCGCCGTCAGACCCGAAAAGAGATTTTCCTCTCCCGCATGGAGCAGATTCTGCCATGGCAGAATATGACCGCTGTCATCGAGCCGTTTTATCCCAAGGCGGGCAATGGCCGACGGCCCTATCCGCTGGAGACCATGCTGCGTATTCACTGCATGCAGCATTGGTACAACCTGAGCGACGGTGCCATGGAAGATGCCCTGTACGAAATCGCCTCCATGCGCCTGTTTGCCCGATTATCCCTGGATAGCGCCCTGCCGGATCGCACCACCATCATGAATTTCCGCCACCTGCTCGAGCAGCATCAACTGGCCCGTCAATTGTTCAAGACCATCAATCGCTGGCTGGCCGAAGCAGGCGTCATGATGACCCAAGGCACTTTGGTGGATGCCACCATCATTGAGGCACCCAGCTCTACCAAGAACAAAGAGCAGCAACGCGATCCGGAGATGCATCAGACCAAGAAAGGCAATCAGTGGCACTTTGGCATGAAGGCCCACATTGGTGTCGATGCCAAGAGTGGCCTGACCCACAGCCTGGTCACCACCGCGGCCAACGAGCATGACCTCAATCAGCTGGGTAATCTGCTTCATGGAGAGGAGCAATTTGTCTCAGCCGATGCCGGCTACCAAGGAGCGCCACAGCGCGAGGAGCTGGCCGAGGTGGATGTGGACTGGCTGATCGCCGAGCGTCCCGGCAAGGTAAAAACCTTGAAGCAGCATCCGCGCAAGAACAAAACGGCCATCAACATCGAATACATGAAAGCCAGCATCCGTGCCAGGGTGGAGCACCCGTTTCGCATCATCAAGCGGCAGTTCGGCTTCGTGAAAGCCAGATACAAAGGGCTGCTGAAAAACGATAACCAACTGGCGATGTTATTCACCCTGGCCAACCTGTTTCGGGTGGACCAAATGATACGTCAGTGGGAGAGATCTCAGTAAAAACCGGAAATAACGCCAGAAATGGTGGAAAAAATAGCCTAAATAGGCTGATTCGATGTGTTTGCGGGAAAAAAATCGGCCCAGATCCGCGAAATTTTAATCAGCGAGTCAGCTTGGGAAGAAATGACCTGCTTATTCGCACCTTCCTTAGCCAAAACCATATCTGCCCCTGCTTGCCATTTCTCTATCAGGTATGGAATAACCTCAATCGGGTCTTGCAAGTCCACGTCAATCGGGATAATCGCGTCACCGGTCGCATGGTCAAGACCCGCAAATAACGCAGGCTCTTTTCCAAAGTTGCGGGTGAAGGAAAGTGGTATTACAAGCGGGTCAGCTACAGCAAGCGCGTTTATGATTGATTCTGTGGCGTCTTTACTGCCGTCATTGATAAAGACTATCTCGACTTCGTGTTGTTGCAGATCTTCAAATTCGCGCACTGTTTTATAGAAGATCGGAATTGCTTCCTCTTCATTAAATACAGGAACGACCAGAGAAATTTTCATTTCGCATCCCTAAAGACAATGAACCGTGAGTATAAAAAACCGGCTACAAGACTGAATCCGGAAAAGGCGACAAGGGTAACGACAGGTGGAGCGCCGATTAAATCCGCGATATATCCTGTCACGCCAGCCATAACGCCCATGAAAACGATGAACGCGATGTAACGCGCAGAAGTGGCCTGAGCCTTGAACGTCCATTTTGCATTCGCAAAAAAACTGAAAGTTACCGCAATACAGAAAGCAACGACGTTCGCAACGGTCTGGTTAGCATCGAGGAAATGCATAAGCGCACCGAAACACAACCAGTGAAGAGCAGTGTTGACCACGCCCACTGAAACATAGCGAGTAAACAGTTTTACCATTTTAGAAATCAGTTAATTCTGAAAGGCGAGGATTTTAACACCACTGCGAAGCATGATCGACCCTATTATTTAGTGAGGCTGTGTATGGATACAGTTGTTTGTATGATATTCATGCCACGCACAGCAGAGGTGAGCACCTCTTTCGTTGCGCGCATTCATCTCACCCATAGTTACTTGAGTTCAGACCGCGTCATTGAACAGTTACGGGAGTTCAACTGGCATTTTACCTGCAGCGGAGCTAAGTCTTGGATAGAGCGTTACCCCCTCTCCCGACTTGGCCGATAAGACAACAGACTAAAGCGATAACAGTTACTGGATCATGCATAACATGGTGAGGTTTTTCTGAAGGGGCTTTTCCTCACCAGTCATGGAGTATCAGGAACAGGGGGTTAACTATCGATCTTCTATGCGGGATTGATGGCAACTACCGGTTATTTGGAACGTCAAAGGTTGGGCTGTCAATATGGCAATGTCTGCAGATAGAGCGAGTTTGGCATTACGAGAGAATAAAAAAGGCGACCGCATCAGGTCGCCATAAATTATGAAGCAGTATTAGTTTTGTATAATGATGCTTTTTTCGATTTGATGAATGGCCTCTCCACAAAATGGTAGGTGAAAGAGGATAGCAGGCAAATTGATATGTATGCTGAAACAAATAATGTGATGACCTTGTAGTCAGTATGCGAAACATCATCCTTACTAATTACTTGACTTAAAGGGAAAAGTATCAATCCCTGGGTTAAGTACAGGCTATAGCTAACAGCACCAAGTCTCTTTGCAGCCTTAGTTGCCAGTAACCCGAATATGTCGGCACCGGAGATTACAGAGAAAAATATTACGCATAAAAAAAACTTTTCCGGAGACCTGAACAGGTCTGGCTGTGCAAAGCCAGTAATCAGAACTGTAGCCACTAAAAGTATGTTTGCATGCAGTCTGGAGATAATTATTTTGTCCTTAAGTTCCCTGCAAAGCATCCCGGCGAAAAAATATGACCATAGATATGCATCTCTTGTAAAGCCAGGCAATAAATATACAGAAAACGCAAAAAGGACTATGGTTAACTCCATAGACCACTTTTTAAGAATAAAAAGTAAAGGCAGTGAAAAGTAGAACATCCATTCCCACCTCAACGTCCACGTTACACCAGCCAGTGCCATCCATGATTTATTAAAGTCAGTCACATTAGGCTTGCTATTCCAGAGGCCACCATCGAACCATGACATTGTTTTTGAAACTGTATCCAATGTAATAGGGTCATGATCTGTTAATGAAAACAACAAAACCAATCCAGCAAAAGAGCATGCAGTTGCTAGCGGAACGATTCTTAAAAATCTCTTCTTATAAAGGTCTACCCAGTCTACGGTTTCCTTATTTCTCACCTTTCCCCAAAAGAGATATGCCGTAGTCATGAAAAAAAGCGCAACGCCGTATTTACCCATGTATGTGAGCCATAAAGAACTTGGTGACCACATGCCCTTTGTAATATAAGAATGCAAACAATCAAGATGATGGAGAATAACAAATGATGCCAATAAAAACCGCATGCCATCAAGACTATTGGAACGAACCGCTTCGGTTTCTTCATCAATAAACCTGAAAACAGGGAGACTGAAAATTAAAAGCGCAATAATAAGGCTAAAAAGCGCCATGCTAATTGTGTAAGTGACGTCCATTATTTATATACCTTTATAATATCAACTATTAATCTATTATTCGCCATGTCACTTCAAAGTCATTTGAACTTTAGAATGGCGAAGAGTCTAGCATTGAGAGAGTCTGAAATCGACGGTCATGGCGTTTTCTTGCTGTCTAGTTGGTGACATCGATTAAGGTGGAGCTTAAAAACTAAATTTTTTTGAATCTAGCATGACTTGGGGATTCCTCTCATCTCAACGCTTGCTCAACTGCATCAATCATTCATTCTGTTCATGCATCCAGTAATTATTGGAGGCGTATCATGGGGCTTCCACCGCCAGCGCAAGACTATGCAGAGAAGCGCATGTCGTTCGACAAGCGCATCATAACCAGATCGTCATCGACATATCTGATGAGAGCTGGTGCAACGCATCACTGCGAAGGAGGCTTGAGCGGAGTTGTTCTGGAAGTGGATATCTCATTGAGTGTGCGACGGATCATTGTTGGTACAAAGCATGGCAGGTGAGTTGAGGATAAAGCGATACCGCAAATCGCCAAAACCGCACCTGGAGGATTTGCAGGCGGGTAGACGTGATGAGATTCCGGTTCACGATGACGGAACGAGTCTGGATGGGGTATTCGGAGTGATAACGTATCTCACCAACGATACACGAACAGGTGAGTTTGAAGGTTACCCGGTGATGCAGGAATCAAATTACACAGCCATGCCATGAGGCATACTGTGTACCCTCTGTTTAATAAATGTGTCATGCATTGATGAACCATAACGCAACGCAGAAACATGTAACGACACTTAATGACAAAAAAACGGCGCGAATGCAGCAAAGATAATTATATAACATTGAGTTAAATCGAACCGTGCGTTCTTCTAAACCATATGTAGTAGGCTAGAATCCTACAGGGCGTGCCAATGATCCCCCCTTTTTTCTATATTTGAACTGCAACATATCCCTGCTTTACTGAAAGGTGATTAATCCTGCGATGAGGGCTCACCCGTGGCATATGTTGAAAAAGCACTTCGGTTTAATCCTGCCTCACCTGTCTTTCAGGAAAATCTTCATAACGTCTACCACCACATGCGAAACCACCAGCCTGTAGCGCGAATCGGCAAAACGTGGGTGCTTACCCGCTATCAGGATGTTTATCAGACGCTTAAAGAGCGAGCATTCGTCTCCTCGGGTATACCTGAAGATGTGCATAGCGAAATGGAAAAAGAGTGCTTCAGCCTCTCGCCCCCCATACGCGATCTTCTCTACGGCATTGTGCTGTTTGAAGACGGGAATGTGCATCGCGCGCACCGTCAGGCGCTGCAAGCTCTGTTTACCGGCGAATCCTGGGCTGCGTTAACCCAGTTGATTTCTGACGAGTCACATACGTTGGTGGCAGAGTTAACCACCACCGGCACGTTTGACGGCATTCGCCAGATTGCTGCCCCGCTCTGGGGGAAGCTGTTCACCGCCTGGCTCAACCTGCCGGAAGCGCAGCAGGAGGTGGTTGAACAAGAGAAAAGTGCCATCAGGCTGTTGCTGGACCCCAGCGCAATTGATCGAGAGGGATTACAGCGGCTGATCGTGGCGCTTTCCCGTCTGGATGACAGTTTTCGCCAACTCGCGCAGGCACACAGCCAGGGTTACGACTCGCTTTTTTATCGCAGCCTCCTGAAAGGATATGGCGGCGATCGGGATGCGCTTGCAACGCGGTTTAGCACAGACTGCGTCACTATGCTGATCGGCGGGAGTGAAACCAGCGAAGCGTTAACCGGAAACCTGGTGTATATGCTGGCACAACATCCTGAATTACAGGCGTGCGTCAGAAATAACACGCTGCGGATGAAAGATGTCGTCAGTGAAACCATGCGCTTTGAGTCTCCGTTGCAGATGGGCAGGCGAAAGGTAGTGGCTCCCGTGCAATTTCTGGGACGCGAACTTAAAGCGGGGGATAACATCTTAGTATGCCTTGGTTCTGCAAATCGCGATGAAAGCGTATTTGAAGAGGCGTGGCGTTTTATTCCTGGCCGCAAGAATGCCCAACGTCAGCTGGGATTTGGCGCAGGCGTGCACCAGTGTATTGGACAACTGCTGGCGCAGTGTCAGGCTGAAACCCTTGCCATGGCTTTATGCGAGCGCGGGACGCTCTCTCTCGACGGTGAGGCTAAATGGTCGACGCGAAGCCTGATTCTGAGAACGCTGGAGACGCTGCCGGTAAAAATTACCTGAGGTAATAATAAGGACAACGCTAAGAAGGGAATCATATTTTCACGGCGGAAGTGGTGAACGTTTTTTATTCTTAAATTGTCAGATAAATAACGACGTAATAAATAGAAGGCTAATGATATTTTGTAGTGTGTTGTCTTAAGGTTTTCTTAATCTTTAATTAATCCGTTTTTTAAATCTGGATTTTTATCACTTCACTCCCCGCAAAAAAGAAATTTTACACTTTTACGCTTAAACTGGATTGATACTAATTATCATTAGCGTTTTTGTATGCTTTAATCCTGTCCCACAACGCTATGCGTCATTATTCCCGTTGCTCTATTAAGGATATGTTCATGAATTCTCGCCTGCTGTCCTGCTTCTCGCTTGCCTTGTTGTCATCATCGCTTTTCCTTTCCACACAATCCGTTGCCGCCGATAACAGCGAAGGCATTGTGGTATACAACGCGCAGCATGAAAACCTGGTGAAGTCGTGGGTTGACGGTTTTACCAAAGAGACCGGCATTAAGGTCACGCTGCGTAACGGCGATGACAGCGAGCTGGGTAACCAGCTGGTTCAGGAAGGCAGCGCATCACCTGCAGACGTATTTCTGACGGAAAACTCGCCGTCCATGGTACTGGTGGATAACGCTAACCTGTTTGCCCCGCTGGATGCAGACACCCTGAAGCAGGTACCGGCAGAGTACCGCCCGGCGCATGGCCGCTGGATCGGCATTGCCGCCCGCAGCACCGTATTCGTCTATAACCCGGCAAAACTGAGCGAACAGCAGCTGCCTAAGTCGCTGATGGATCTGGCCAAACCCGAGTGGAAAGGCCGCTGGGCGGCATCACCGTCAGGCGCGGATTTCCAGGCCATCGTGAGCGCAATGCTGGCGCTTAAAGGCGAAAAAGCCACGCTGGAATGGCTGAAGGCGATGAAAGCTAATTTCGTGGCCTATAAAGGCAACAGCACCGTGATGAAAGCCGTCAACGCCGGCCAGATTGATGGCGGGGTGATTTATCACTACTACCGTTTTGTCGATCAGTCCAAAACGGGTGAGAACAGCAAAAACACCAAACTCTACTACTTCAAACACCAGGATCCGGGCGCGTTCGTCAGCCT comes from Enterobacter kobei and encodes:
- a CDS encoding cytochrome P450 — translated: MAYVEKALRFNPASPVFQENLHNVYHHMRNHQPVARIGKTWVLTRYQDVYQTLKERAFVSSGIPEDVHSEMEKECFSLSPPIRDLLYGIVLFEDGNVHRAHRQALQALFTGESWAALTQLISDESHTLVAELTTTGTFDGIRQIAAPLWGKLFTAWLNLPEAQQEVVEQEKSAIRLLLDPSAIDREGLQRLIVALSRLDDSFRQLAQAHSQGYDSLFYRSLLKGYGGDRDALATRFSTDCVTMLIGGSETSEALTGNLVYMLAQHPELQACVRNNTLRMKDVVSETMRFESPLQMGRRKVVAPVQFLGRELKAGDNILVCLGSANRDESVFEEAWRFIPGRKNAQRQLGFGAGVHQCIGQLLAQCQAETLAMALCERGTLSLDGEAKWSTRSLILRTLETLPVKIT
- a CDS encoding iron ABC transporter substrate-binding protein, which translates into the protein MNSRLLSCFSLALLSSSLFLSTQSVAADNSEGIVVYNAQHENLVKSWVDGFTKETGIKVTLRNGDDSELGNQLVQEGSASPADVFLTENSPSMVLVDNANLFAPLDADTLKQVPAEYRPAHGRWIGIAARSTVFVYNPAKLSEQQLPKSLMDLAKPEWKGRWAASPSGADFQAIVSAMLALKGEKATLEWLKAMKANFVAYKGNSTVMKAVNAGQIDGGVIYHYYRFVDQSKTGENSKNTKLYYFKHQDPGAFVSLSGGGVLASSKHKAQAQAFIKYITGKEGQESLRTNNAFEYAVGVNAASNPKLVPLNDLDAPKVEPSTLNSKKVIELMTQAGLL
- a CDS encoding acyltransferase family protein — translated: MDVTYTISMALFSLIIALLIFSLPVFRFIDEETEAVRSNSLDGMRFLLASFVILHHLDCLHSYITKGMWSPSSLWLTYMGKYGVALFFMTTAYLFWGKVRNKETVDWVDLYKKRFLRIVPLATACSFAGLVLLFSLTDHDPITLDTVSKTMSWFDGGLWNSKPNVTDFNKSWMALAGVTWTLRWEWMFYFSLPLLFILKKWSMELTIVLFAFSVYLLPGFTRDAYLWSYFFAGMLCRELKDKIIISRLHANILLVATVLITGFAQPDLFRSPEKFFLCVIFFSVISGADIFGLLATKAAKRLGAVSYSLYLTQGLILFPLSQVISKDDVSHTDYKVITLFVSAYISICLLSSFTYHFVERPFIKSKKASLYKTNTAS
- a CDS encoding IS5-like element ISKpn26 family transposase, with the protein product MSHQLTFADSEFSTKRRQTRKEIFLSRMEQILPWQNMTAVIEPFYPKAGNGRRPYPLETMLRIHCMQHWYNLSDGAMEDALYEIASMRLFARLSLDSALPDRTTIMNFRHLLEQHQLARQLFKTINRWLAEAGVMMTQGTLVDATIIEAPSSTKNKEQQRDPEMHQTKKGNQWHFGMKAHIGVDAKSGLTHSLVTTAANEHDLNQLGNLLHGEEQFVSADAGYQGAPQREELAEVDVDWLIAERPGKVKTLKQHPRKNKTAINIEYMKASIRARVEHPFRIIKRQFGFVKARYKGLLKNDNQLAMLFTLANLFRVDQMIRQWERSQ
- a CDS encoding GtrA family protein, which produces MVKLFTRYVSVGVVNTALHWLCFGALMHFLDANQTVANVVAFCIAVTFSFFANAKWTFKAQATSARYIAFIVFMGVMAGVTGYIADLIGAPPVVTLVAFSGFSLVAGFLYSRFIVFRDAK